A genomic window from Chloroflexota bacterium includes:
- a CDS encoding ATP-binding cassette domain-containing protein, which yields MPVKHPSTQQFILPDCEGDILQIEKLNFAYPDGHIALRDVHLNLCSGDKVALVGPNGAGKSTLMLHLNGILRGEGGLTVGGLPISDEHLPMIRALVGVVFQNPDDQLFSPTVFDDVAFGPLHMGLPEDEIYARVEAALAAVQMEDFGERLSHHLSMGQKKRIAIATVLSMQPQILVLDEPSAGLDPRSRRALINLLRELPQTMLVSTHDLHMVQELFPRMVIMDEGRVVADGSTEKLLADANLLEAHGLEMP from the coding sequence ATGCCTGTAAAACACCCAAGCACACAACAATTTATTCTGCCCGATTGCGAGGGCGATATTCTCCAAATCGAGAAGCTTAATTTTGCCTACCCGGATGGACATATTGCCCTGCGAGATGTCCATCTGAATCTATGTTCGGGGGATAAAGTGGCCCTGGTAGGGCCAAACGGGGCTGGCAAATCAACTCTGATGCTGCACCTCAACGGGATTCTACGTGGGGAAGGTGGTCTGACGGTTGGGGGTTTGCCCATCAGCGATGAGCATCTCCCGATGATTCGCGCCCTGGTGGGGGTGGTTTTCCAGAACCCCGACGACCAGCTTTTCTCCCCCACAGTGTTTGACGATGTAGCCTTTGGCCCGCTGCACATGGGCCTGCCCGAAGATGAAATCTACGCCCGCGTAGAAGCAGCCCTGGCCGCGGTTCAAATGGAAGATTTTGGTGAGCGGCTTTCACATCATCTCAGCATGGGGCAGAAAAAACGCATCGCGATTGCCACCGTGCTCTCCATGCAGCCACAAATTCTCGTCCTCGATGAACCCTCCGCGGGCCTAGATCCGCGCTCCCGCCGCGCGCTAATCAACTTGCTGCGCGAGCTGCCGCAGACCATGCTGGTCTCAACGCACGATCTACACATGGTGCAGGAACTCTTCCCGCGCATGGTCATCATGGACGAGGGCCGCGTTGTCGCCGATGGCTCCACGGAAAAGTTACTGGCCGATGCCAATTTGCTCGAAGCGCATGGGTTAGAAATGCCGTAA
- a CDS encoding metal ABC transporter permease — translation MLEFILEPLQYAFMVRGLIAAVLVGMVSAVVGTYVVLRGMAFFGDALAHAILPGIAVGYLVGGGAREPLFWWALVTAILSSLGIGAISRNTQIKEDTAIGIVFAGMFALGVALISTVRSYTVDLAHFLFGDVLGVRNTDLWLIAAFGGFVLLAILAFYKEFMVLSFDPILAATLRLPVRLLDFLLLVLIAITIVVSLQTVGVALMVAMLVTPAATAYLLTRRLPVMMALAAAIASISGVIGLYISYYLSIASGSAIVLTCTAIFGLVWGIRAAVMRRATRRL, via the coding sequence ATGCTTGAGTTCATTCTTGAGCCCCTGCAATACGCTTTCATGGTGCGTGGCCTGATCGCCGCCGTGCTGGTCGGGATGGTCAGCGCGGTGGTAGGGACCTATGTAGTTTTACGCGGCATGGCCTTTTTCGGCGATGCTCTGGCGCACGCCATCCTGCCGGGGATCGCGGTTGGCTACCTCGTTGGGGGCGGCGCGCGCGAGCCGCTTTTCTGGTGGGCGTTGGTAACAGCAATCCTCAGTTCGCTGGGTATTGGGGCGATCAGCCGCAACACACAGATTAAAGAAGACACCGCCATCGGGATCGTTTTTGCCGGGATGTTTGCGCTAGGAGTAGCGCTCATCTCTACGGTGCGCAGCTACACCGTCGATCTGGCGCACTTTCTCTTTGGGGATGTACTGGGGGTGCGAAATACCGATCTATGGCTGATCGCGGCTTTCGGTGGTTTTGTTTTGCTGGCGATTCTGGCGTTCTACAAAGAATTTATGGTACTCTCGTTTGACCCCATTCTGGCGGCTACGCTGCGCCTGCCGGTGCGCCTGCTCGATTTTCTGCTGCTGGTATTGATTGCCATCACCATTGTGGTCTCGCTGCAAACCGTGGGGGTCGCGCTTATGGTTGCCATGCTTGTGACCCCCGCGGCGACCGCTTATTTGCTCACCCGCCGCCTGCCGGTAATGATGGCATTGGCCGCGGCGATTGCGTCCATTTCCGGGGTAATCGGGCTGTATATTTCGTATTATCTGAGTATTGCCTCCGGTTCAGCGATTGTGCTGACCTGCACGGCAATCTTTGGGCTGGTGTGGGGGATACGGGCAGCCGTAATGCGGCGCGCGACGCGACGTTTATAA
- a CDS encoding metal ABC transporter ATP-binding protein, giving the protein MSFLDELLKTSQHLSKHRHPHLDDKQILQADDLSVRYESGAALDEVTFSLNAGQRLAIVGPNGAGKSTLLQVIAGVLAPTSGQVHIFGNAPGGHICIAYVPQRSQVDWSFPVTVSDVIMMGRVGQLGLFRNPTKHDWRLVNQALEVVSLTHLAKRQISQLSGGQQQRMFIARALAQEAELMLMDEPLTGLDVNSQEQIFNILDQLKRQNVTVLISLHDLKMAAQRFDEVLLLNKQMLAIGDPALVLAPKNLLAAYGGRLHLVPTEDGLLALDDTCCEGEHDHA; this is encoded by the coding sequence ATGTCCTTTCTCGACGAACTGCTCAAAACCAGCCAACATCTTTCCAAGCACCGCCACCCTCATCTGGATGACAAACAGATTTTACAGGCGGATGATTTAAGCGTGCGTTACGAAAGCGGCGCGGCGCTGGACGAAGTCACATTTTCATTAAACGCCGGGCAGAGGCTGGCAATTGTTGGCCCCAACGGTGCCGGAAAAAGCACTTTGCTTCAGGTTATTGCCGGGGTATTGGCCCCCACCAGCGGACAGGTACATATTTTTGGCAACGCGCCAGGCGGGCATATTTGCATTGCCTACGTGCCGCAGCGCAGCCAGGTCGATTGGAGTTTCCCGGTCACGGTGAGCGACGTGATTATGATGGGGCGCGTCGGTCAGTTGGGGCTATTTCGCAATCCCACCAAACACGATTGGCGCCTGGTCAATCAGGCGCTGGAAGTCGTGAGTCTGACACACCTCGCCAAACGCCAGATCAGCCAGCTTTCGGGCGGGCAGCAACAGCGCATGTTTATCGCCCGCGCCCTGGCGCAAGAAGCCGAATTAATGTTGATGGACGAGCCGCTCACCGGGCTGGATGTCAACTCACAAGAGCAAATATTCAATATTCTCGATCAACTCAAAAGGCAAAATGTGACCGTGTTAATTTCGCTGCATGACCTGAAAATGGCAGCGCAGCGTTTCGATGAAGTTTTACTGCTCAACAAGCAGATGCTCGCAATCGGCGACCCGGCGTTGGTACTGGCCCCGAAGAATCTCCTGGCGGCCTATGGAGGCCGCCTGCACCTGGTGCCCACCGAAGATGGCCTGCTGGCCCTCGACGATACCTGCTGCGAAGGGGAACACGACCATGCTTGA
- the queG gene encoding tRNA epoxyqueuosine(34) reductase QueG, which yields MLAKTELTRAIKAEAQRQGFHLVGVTTPEPPAHLDVYARWLDAGYHAGMDWMASERARQRRADPRLILPECESILMLGFVYEAPSPPTPLPVGEGRRGEGKIAAYAQEQDYHDVLPPRLRAIVEFIEAQVGYSVPNRWYTDTGPVLERELAQRAGLGWVGKNSNLIHPKAGSYFLLAEILLGVELTPDAPFLQDHCGTCTRCLDACPTACILPDRTIDANRCISYLTIEHKGAFPQDLRPKVGNWIFGCDICQQVCPWNKALTPPPSPLPSPNAGRREGEKNFPTDLGEDGRWGLLTEELALTPQAFNRKFKGTPIKRTKRRGYLRNIAVALGNIGGADAAPALAQALRDTEPLVRGHAAWALGKIGGEAAHAALKSAAESESDPDVLAEIQAALALMKQTRC from the coding sequence ATGCTCGCAAAAACGGAGTTAACCCGCGCCATAAAGGCTGAAGCACAGCGGCAGGGATTCCATCTGGTGGGTGTGACCACGCCAGAACCACCGGCGCATCTGGATGTGTACGCGCGTTGGCTGGATGCCGGGTATCATGCCGGGATGGACTGGATGGCAAGCGAGCGCGCCCGCCAGCGCCGCGCCGACCCGCGGTTGATTCTGCCCGAATGCGAATCGATTTTGATGTTGGGGTTTGTCTACGAAGCGCCTTCACCCCCAACCCCTCTCCCAGTGGGAGAGGGGCGAAGGGGTGAGGGCAAGATTGCCGCCTATGCTCAGGAGCAAGATTATCACGATGTGTTGCCGCCGCGTTTGCGCGCAATTGTGGAATTCATCGAAGCCCAAGTGGGGTATTCGGTTCCCAATCGCTGGTATACCGATACCGGCCCGGTGTTAGAGCGAGAATTGGCACAGCGCGCCGGGTTGGGCTGGGTCGGCAAGAACAGCAATTTGATTCATCCCAAAGCAGGGTCGTATTTTTTGCTGGCCGAAATATTGCTCGGTGTGGAGTTAACGCCCGACGCGCCTTTTTTGCAGGATCACTGCGGAACGTGCACGCGTTGCCTGGATGCCTGTCCCACCGCGTGTATTTTGCCTGATCGCACAATCGATGCTAATCGCTGCATTTCATACCTGACGATTGAACATAAAGGCGCGTTTCCCCAAGATTTGCGCCCCAAAGTGGGGAACTGGATTTTTGGCTGTGATATTTGCCAGCAAGTCTGCCCGTGGAATAAGGCCCTCACCCCACCCCCCAGCCCCCTCCCTTCTCCCAATGCTGGGAGAAGGGAGGGGGAGAAAAATTTCCCCACTGATCTTGGGGAGGACGGAAGATGGGGCTTATTGACGGAAGAACTCGCTCTCACTCCGCAGGCATTCAATCGCAAATTCAAGGGCACACCGATCAAGCGTACGAAACGGCGCGGCTATTTGCGCAATATTGCGGTTGCATTGGGCAATATTGGGGGCGCGGATGCAGCGCCTGCACTGGCGCAGGCCCTGCGTGATACTGAACCGTTGGTGCGCGGGCATGCGGCCTGGGCTTTGGGGAAGATTGGTGGTGAAGCGGCGCACGCTGCGCTAAAATCTGCCGCCGAGAGCGAAAGCGACCCCGATGTGCTGGCCGAGATTCAAGCGGCCCTGGCTTTAATGAAACAGACCCGTTGTTGA
- a CDS encoding zinc ABC transporter substrate-binding protein: protein MKYWLTLLTVILLAGCAAPAPEAESAAGTAGLTVVATTTIVGDVVSQVGGEHIHLAILLPAGADPHSFDPTPQDVAKVADADIIFANGAGLEAFLDNLIESAGAAERVVYLDEGIELLAQADEDEVGHDGGDHEDEVGHGGGDPHLWTDPNNVLVWVHTITRKLNEFDPANALTYSSNADAYAAELMQLDAWIREQVAQIPAENRQIITDHTLLGYFVDEYGFDQVGAIIPGYSSMAEPSAQELAQIEDAIVALGVPAIFVGNSVNPALAERVASDTGVQLVFFYTGSLSEAGGEAETYLDYMRYNTNAIVEALK from the coding sequence ATGAAATATTGGCTGACATTATTGACCGTTATCCTGCTGGCAGGCTGCGCCGCACCCGCCCCGGAGGCAGAATCGGCAGCGGGAACAGCAGGCCTCACCGTAGTTGCCACGACAACCATCGTCGGGGATGTGGTCTCGCAGGTCGGCGGGGAACATATCCATTTGGCGATTTTGCTGCCCGCCGGCGCCGATCCGCACAGTTTTGATCCCACCCCGCAAGATGTCGCCAAAGTCGCCGATGCAGATATTATTTTCGCCAACGGTGCCGGATTGGAAGCCTTCCTTGACAACCTTATCGAGAGCGCCGGAGCCGCCGAGCGGGTAGTGTATCTCGACGAGGGCATTGAATTGCTCGCCCAAGCCGACGAAGACGAAGTTGGGCACGACGGCGGCGATCACGAAGACGAAGTTGGGCACGGCGGCGGCGATCCGCACCTGTGGACAGACCCGAATAATGTGCTGGTGTGGGTGCATACGATCACGCGCAAACTCAATGAGTTTGATCCCGCCAATGCGCTCACCTATTCATCCAACGCCGACGCCTACGCCGCGGAGCTAATGCAACTGGATGCCTGGATTCGCGAACAGGTAGCGCAAATTCCTGCCGAAAACCGCCAGATTATTACCGATCACACCCTGTTGGGCTACTTTGTCGATGAATACGGTTTCGACCAAGTCGGTGCGATTATACCGGGCTACAGCAGTATGGCAGAGCCTTCGGCGCAAGAGTTGGCGCAAATTGAAGATGCGATTGTTGCGCTGGGCGTACCGGCCATTTTTGTGGGCAATTCCGTCAACCCCGCGCTGGCTGAACGCGTCGCCAGCGATACCGGCGTACAACTGGTCTTTTTCTACACCGGTTCGCTGAGCGAAGCGGGGGGTGAAGCCGAAACCTATCTGGACTATATGCGATACAATACGAATGCAATTGTTGAAGCGTTAAAATAA